The following coding sequences are from one Chitinispirillales bacterium window:
- a CDS encoding YebC/PmpR family DNA-binding transcriptional regulator yields the protein MGRAFEFRKERKMKRWDKMSKLFPKLSKAITLAAKEGVLDPEMNAKLRAAILNAKAENMPKDNIDAAIKRASGKDADTITEVTFEGKGSNGVQYFIECATDNNTRTVANIKSYFNKHGGHLLQNGALEFMFTRKAVFEIEKRSGIDVDALELELIDFGLEDLEETDDTVYLYGDYTEFGNISKGLEKLGIVPRKATLQRISTAPVELSDEEYDKAESLIDKIEDDEDVVNVFTNIM from the coding sequence ATGGGAAGAGCGTTTGAGTTCCGCAAAGAAAGAAAAATGAAAAGATGGGACAAAATGTCTAAATTGTTCCCCAAATTATCAAAAGCGATTACGCTTGCGGCTAAAGAAGGCGTTCTTGATCCGGAAATGAACGCGAAATTGCGGGCGGCGATTCTTAACGCGAAAGCGGAGAATATGCCTAAAGACAACATTGACGCGGCGATCAAGAGAGCGAGCGGAAAAGACGCCGACACTATTACTGAGGTTACTTTTGAAGGAAAAGGTTCTAACGGGGTTCAATATTTTATAGAATGCGCTACGGATAACAATACGCGTACGGTAGCCAACATTAAATCATATTTCAACAAACATGGCGGTCATCTGCTTCAAAACGGCGCGTTGGAATTTATGTTTACTCGAAAAGCGGTTTTTGAAATAGAAAAACGAAGCGGAATCGACGTTGACGCTTTGGAGCTGGAACTTATTGATTTCGGGCTTGAGGATTTGGAAGAAACCGACGACACGGTCTATCTTTATGGCGATTATACTGAATTCGGTAATATTTCCAAAGGGCTTGAAAAACTCGGAATTGTTCCTAGAAAAGCGACTTTACAGCGGATTTCGACCGCTCCGGTTGAACTTTCCGATGAAGAATACGATAAAGCCGAGTCGCTGATTGATAAAATTGAAGACGATGAAGACGTTGTGAATGTTTTCACTAATATTATGTGA